The DNA region TGGGTGTATACTATCCACCCCTTTTGCGGCGAGTGCTGCGGGAAGAGCACGCAGGAATTCCAGGATACCGGTCTCGGCACCGACGAAGTCACCGAATACGCGGTAGTCCAGGTAGAGCGTGATGCACTCGCCCGGCGAGACTGAGATCCACTCCGCGTAACGGTCGGCCGTGAGCGGCCATCTGTCCCAATCGCGCCAGGGGAACCTGATGGCGATATCGTCGGCAAGATTGCAGTGGGTTATGAGGATGGGGAGACCGTTGTAGGTGTAGACGTGGTTTGTGTCAGTATCGAGAGCGGGGCCGTTATCACCCTCGATGATGGCTGCCCGGATTCCGTTATCCTGGAGCACCTCCGCTGTGGCCGGGGTGATGGGGTAGTCGGTGTGCGCAAACGCCGTTGGGACTGCGGAGAAGTAATCCTTCATCAGGTCGCGGTGCATCAGGATCTCGGTCTCGAACTCTCCGGGATCCCTGAACTGGCCGGCGACGCTGTGGTAATAGGTCTCTCCAAGGAGTTCGACGTTCCGGTGCGTGGCCGCACGGGAGAGGAGATCGAGCATATCGGGATACCAGGATTCCAGGAGCTCCACGACGGTGCCGGAGATGCTGAGAGTGCATGCGAACCCCTCCTCAAGGAGGTTGATCAGGATCTCTGTTGCCGGTTGGAATGAGCGGTCGATGACCACACCCAGGTCTTCCTTCAGATAAGGGTCAAAATAAGCCCTCTTTACGTCTTTTAACCCCTTTGCCATACCCGATCGAAACCCCGGATTTAGATAACAGGGATAGTGGATATCAAACCCGGGGCAGACTGCTGGTGGAGTTTGCCCCTCGCTTTTCATTGGAGATAGATGGCCCTTTCTGTGCATATAAATATCGGTGATACGAATATCACCAATCCTTCCGCCCCCGACCCCTGGAGGCCCGGAGGATTCGGCGGATATGGCCACATCAAACCAACGTTAACTCATGGTTTTACACCCTCAAATCACCCTCTCCCCCTCTCTCTGCGTCTCACCTGAAGACATATCCATCCATGGAGAGGTCTATCAAAGCCGGGAAGTATTGGTTGATGCACCTGCTCGTCACATCCAGAAACGATCGAAACAGCCTTCCGTCCCCGCTCATTTATCCTCTTTCAGGATGGAATCAAATGGGAAAACCGCACAACGCAGAGGGGGAAGCAGTGTGAGCCGCGATAGATTTCTTGTTAGGAGGATGGGGCGGGAGGAGGTTGAGATTGCCGTTGACTGGGCGGAGCAGGAGGGATGGAATCCTGGGATTCACGGTGCAGAGGAGATCTTCCTTACCCTCTCTGCGCAGGTGCCGGGCGAGGCGATCTACCTCGATACGCCTGAACCAAACGCCGAAGCCGTGGCGCTTAGCCGCAGGCACGGAATGGTCGCCGTCTTTGAGACGGCCCGGATCTAAACGAAGGCAATCCCTGACCCGCCACTTGCCGAGATCTTCGGCGTGACCTCGTTTGAGGTCGGCTGACGATCCATACCCGCCCCGACCACAACATTCTAAACATATCTCTCCCGAGTAACCTCCAGGAAGTGTTTACTGTATGGACTACCTGGAAGAGTTTCCAGTTCTCTTCATCGATGACGAAGGGCAAGTCAGGGACGCTGGTTGCGGAACTATCCCGGTTCAAAGCGCTTTACGACGGCAACAGCCCGATCGAGGAGGTCTTTCCAGACCTGGTGCGCCAGTATCCCGCCAGGTATGCGGGGCTCGGGCTTGCGGACCTCTGCCGGGAGATGCACGGGTTCCTCCGGGCGGAGTCGATCCCGGTGGTTGTCCGGGACGTCTATTCGAGGCTTCCGGAACCGGTGATGACGCCGGCGGAGGCTTACCGCCGCCTTGTGCGTGGAGAGGTGGTGCAGGTGCCTGCGGGCGAGATCGAGGGGAAGACCGTCGCAGTGATGGTCGTCCCCTACCCGCTCGGCATCCCGGTCATAATGCCCGGGGAGCGGTGCGGCCAGGAGACACGGGCGGTTGTGGATTACCTCGAGATCCTCCAGGAGTTCGACAACCTCTTTCCCGGGTTCGAGAACGAGGTGCATGGCGTGGACGTCGTTACGAGGGAGGGGCGCCGGGTCTATTACGCCTACTGTGTTTCGGAGTGACGGCGGTCAATCCCGCACGCTGCCGCGGGCGAGCGAGGCGAGGATTCCCGGGGTGCAGAGGGCGGCGAAAGCGAGGAAGATCACGGTCGCGAAGAGGTACGATGAGGCCACGAGGCTGAGCGAGACGGCGTCGAGGTCGAACTCTGCTGCTATCGACGGGAGCGCGATGTTCACCGCCGAGCTCATGAACGGGGTGAGGAACGCGGCGAGGGTGGCGATGATGAGGACAGTCCGGCGCTGGACGGCAACGGGGGCGGGCATGGGGGTGCTTTGACGCGGCACTTATTTGAGTTTGGGACGGCCGGGGAGTAAAGGGTTGTGATATTGCGCTCCTCTGGGGGGCGAGGAGGGGCGGCGGCCGGGCGGAGGTCGATGATGTCATCGATCTTCACGGTGCTCACGCCCCGGACGTCCCGTCCGTTGCACTCACGAATCATCGCAAGTCACCCTTTCGGCGTATCGACCCCTTTCTCTGCGGAGAAGCCGCACAGCAGAGCCCGACGGCTGCTCGAACTTCTACTCCTGATCCATTGCGTAGCCTCCGCGGCGCAGACCGCATGATTTTCCTCGCCGCGAGAACAGCCTTCCTCCTGTGTCCGTGCTCCCCGCAGCCGGATCGATCGTCTCACTTTCACAAACAGCCAACGGACATGTAGATGATTGTGAGAGAAATGCTATATAAGCCCGGGTCTATCCTCTTATGCGGAAGCTCAAAACAGCGTTCACAAAACCGCGGAGGCTCACCCCATCCAACCAAGACCGGGTGAACCCCCCACTGCCCGAAGGCGAAAGAGTTGTTCGCATTCCATGTATTTGGGTGTACCTCTTTTTGCCTCCGGGGAGGTTATCGGAGGAAAAGCAAATGAACGGAACCATTGGAATGCGGGCACTCTCCGCGCTCTTCGCCGTGCTGCTGGTGAGCATGGGTGTTGTGCCGGCAATGGCGTGCGAGCCGGGGGACGCCTTGCGGCGATGCCAGAGAAGACCTGCAGAAAACCGATCTGTCAGGCTTGGAGAAGTACGAAGCTGTCGCTTCCGCTCTGAACTTGGATGATGTGAAAAAGCTCTCGGACATCTCGCGCTCTGAAGACTTTAGTATGATCGTCGACAACGCGAAAGCGTTCTCCTTCGAGAAGGAACTCGAAGACGGATCAATCAAGCATGCAACGGCTGTGGTACTGCCCATCGAATCTGTTATTGAAAAAGACGGTTTGGTCCAGACATCGAACATCGTTGCAGTCTGGGACGGTGACAATGCTCGGGTACTCAAGTACACATGCATTTTCCAGGAAAAATCCCTGTACACACTCGATTTCAGCATAATCGATGTCAATGGAGATGTGGTTAAGGAAACCATTATCGATGAGGGCTCATTCATCAAGGAAACGTCGGAGCATCTCTTTGCAACAGAGGAGGACCCGGATTACTGGCAAAGAGTTGTTTACTGTATCACCTTGAATTGTGCTTGTGCGCTTGCTGGAATCCCTTGTCCTGGAATATCGGTCTGTGAAATTTGTATTGTGTTGTTACAACCATGTGTTGTTTTTATGACTCCATATACCTGCGCCCCTGCCGTAGCTTGCTTAGGAGTGGAAATAGCCGCATGTATGTACGACAGCCTGTAAATCAGATAGATACCTCTTTTTTGTGGAGTGTGCTATGACAACACAGCAACGCTACCAATTTGTAGTGGTTATCGTATTACTCGGACTCGTTTGTTCCGGTTGTTTGGAAACAGGCGCTGATACGGATACGCTTCTGCAAAATACCATAGAAAAGCAGGCGAATGCCGAGAGCCTGGCATACATCGAAGAGCTTACTTTATATCTAGGGAATGAAACGAAGACAGTTGAATATGATGTACTTTTAAAGAAACCGGACAAATTTCGAAGAATCGAGAAGAGCGGCTCATTTATACGCTCGGAGATTACTTCCAATGGAGATATAGTCTGGATCTATGATCCTGAGAAAAATACAGTGTTCATTAGAAATCTGACATCATCAGAGAAACTACCAGAACCTGCGATCTATGCATTGTTGAATGATAATATCTTTGAAAAATACATGGTAACAGGTCAAGAAATGGAGTCGAATAACCCAACTCCGGCTTATAAGATAGAACTGGCTTCTCACGAGTCGGATAACGAAGATACGAGAGAGTATCTGCTGTGGATCGATCCCGATGGTCTCATCCCGTTGAAGCTGGAGAGTTGGGACAAGGGCAATCCGGTGCTAACCCTGGAATATCGAGATTATTCGATAAATTGCACAACAAATGATAGTGATTTCACCTTTACGATTCCTGATGATGCATCGGTGATGTACATATGAAGCTCGACCCTATCATCAAGGAGGCACTCTGGCGCTCGGTTGTAGTCTTTGTCGTGTCGATTATCATCGTCGCTATCATCATCGCGACAGCTCCCCTCCCGATACCTGCGTTCTTGTTGTTTCCCCTAGCATTGACGATCGCTGCAGTATATTTCTGTCTTATGGTGTGGTATGGACGAAAGGCAGCCGGACGATCAAAACCCCATGCATATCCTCCGTCATCCTCTCCGGTTAGCGGATACAGGGAAGGAGAAAAGATGCAGAGGCGAGCCGTTGTCGAGAAGGTGACCGACGCCGTCCTTGCCGTCGTGATCTTCCTGATCTATCTCTATGCGTCCCGTGCATCCTCCATCAACCAGGTCTTCTGGCTCCCTGTCCTTGTCATCATCGGCCTGCTCCTGACGCGCATCGTCTTCATCGATGGCGGCGAGCGCCGCATCACCCTTGTACGATCGGTTGTCTTCTATCTCATAGTCGCCGCGATCGTTGTTCTGCGCTACCTGGCACTGGGATATCCCGTTGTCCCCCTCCTCCAGGCAATCGCGCTTGTCGGCATCGTTGCTTTTCCCATCCTCTATATCTGGGAACGACGACGCACACCGAAGGGAACGGATTGATGGCTGAGGGATGGCCTGTGGAGTGATCGATGTGCCTTGGCACATCTCTGCAAATGGCGGAGGGCTCATGATCGTAAAAGCGGTGCAGGTACTTGCCGTTCTGCTCATCGCGTGCACTCTGTGCATTCCTGCAGCCGCAGCCTCAACGATCTCCCTCGAATATTACCACATGGACCGGTGTCCGGACTGCAAACTGACTGATCCGCTGATCGCGGACCTGGAAGGCTCCTACGACGGCGCCCCCGCGATCGAATGGATCGATGTCGAAACCGTGGACGGATGGGAGCGATGGAACGCATACGAATTTCTCGAAGTCCCGGCCGTAGTCATAAACGGCGCCATTAAAATTCCCAAAGAGGAGATCACCGAAAAGAACCTCAGGGTGGCGATCGAGCAATCCCTTGCCGGTGCTGAGCCGCCGGAGAACTCCCCGCCGATTAACTGGGACATCCCGTTTGCATTCTCCCTGGGCCTCTTCTCCGGTTTCTCGCCCTGCCTGATGGCAATCCTCGGATTCATCCTGGTGTACGTCACCGGGTCGGGCACGGGGTTGAGAAGCAGTCTCCTGAACTCTGTAATATTCGGCCTGGGGCTGGTCGCCGCGTATATCATCCTGGGGTGCTGCTTCCTGCTGGCGGGGATGTCCCTCGGCGGTTTTGGCCCTTACCTCGCCATAGCAGCAGGGATAATCACGATACTCGCCGGGGTGAACCTACTCGGGTTGATACGGCTCCCGGTCTCCACTGACAACTATGTTAAGTCATCCATACAGAAGCATGCGACCACCTTTGTCGGGTTGTTCATACTGGGCATGATATTTTCGATCGTCAAGGCCCCGTGCGCCGCACCGATGATCCTCGTCCTGCTGAGCAGAATCCTGATCGACGGCACCGTGCAGGATTTATCGCTCCTGCTGGTCTTCGGAGCCGGGGTGCTCACGCCGTTTCTCGGCGTCGGAGTACTCGGGGGATATGCCTCGTCGAGCAGGATACGGGAATACAGGGATGTAATTCGAGCCGGCAGCGGGATTCTTTTGATAGGATTCGGGGTCTGGATGCTCTTCTGGGGATAAATGGAGCGCCGGATCCGGCGATGTCCGTCCGGATCGGTCAGCACCCGGTTTGTTAGTCTGCCTCGCCGCAAGAAAGACCTTTCTTCTCCGTCCCCTTCTTTCAGAGCAGGTTGATCGCCTCACTTTTACGAACAGCCAGCGGACGTGTAAAGGATTGTGAGAGAAATTATATAACTCCTTAAGCCCAGCCCCCCTATGCGGATGCCCGAAGCGCGTTCGCAAAAACGTTAACGAAGGAACTGCAATGAAATTACGTATTTACTCATACATCGCAACGATAATCCTCGTCGTCCTTGCCAGCGCCGGGTGCCTAGAACCCACCGAAACCGGCCCGGTCGTAAATACCACCCTGGAACCCACACCGGAGCCCTGCGAGACATGCACCGTCCCCGAGGGCTTCTGCGGCCCACCCGGGGTCTGCCCGGGGGAGCCGGTGAACGGCGTCTACGCCTTCACGGACAAGGATGTCTACCGGATCGGGGAGGTGGTGGAGTTCGGCATCGTCAACTGCGGCGATGAGCCGGTGGAATTCGGCAGCCCACGCCCATGGTGGATTGACAGATGGGTCATGAACGAATCAGGATGCATGCCGGGCAATTGCACCGACGGCACGTGGGAGCCCATAGCCGATGGGGGATATGCTCCGACCGTGATGTGCTTCCTCGACCCCAGAGAGAACTGGACAGTGCAGTGGAATACTACAAACTGGTGGGATACTGCAGAGGCGAGCGGAAGTCCTGTATGTCCATATGATATTCGGATTCACGACGACCCCCTTACTCCTGGGACGTACCGGGTGCGATATGGGCCCAACTTTACCAAGGAGTTCGAGTTTGTGTGACGCGGAATAACCCCGGCCACCGGAGGCACAAGGATGTGCGCACAAATGGAGAAACCGCAATGAAACCACAAATTCACCCATGCATCGCGATGATAACTCTCATTGCCGTCTTCGCGACCGCCGGGTGCCTGGAACCAGCCAGCACCGCCGTAAACGCCACCCCAGAACCGACACCGGAACCCTGCGAAACGTGCACCGTCCCCGAAGACTTTTGCGGCCCGCCCGGGGTCTGCCCGGGGGAGCCGGTGAACGGCGTCTACGCCTTCACGGACAAGGATGTCTACCGGATCGGGGAGGTGGTGGAGTTCGGCATCGTCAACTGCGGCGATGAGCCGGTGGAATTCGGCAGCCCACGCCCATGGTGGATTGACAGATGGGTCATGAACGAATCAGGATGCATGCCGGGCAATTGCACCGGCGGCACGTGGGAGCTCGTCAGCAATGCGGGATGTGCTCCGACCGTGGTGTGCTTCCTCGACCCCGGAGAGAACTGGACGGTGCGTTGGGATACAGGGGCGAACCGAAGTGAGACCATATACATGATGGTGGCGGACAACCTCACTCCCGGGACACACTGCATCTGGTACGAAGGCGGCTATGCCAAGGAGTTCGAGTTCGTGTGAGCGTAACGGCAGCACAGGCATGCTGCGGCTTCCGTGTGCGGATGCGCTGCGGCAGCAGCGCAGACGGGGCGCTCCACGCGAAAAAAAGGGTAGTGTCCCGGAATATAACTGAAAAAGTTTTTCATAGAATCTGACCGTATTACGTTGAGCAATACCCTGCGTTCATACCAAAAGCTCACATTGGGGAGTTTTTCCTACTATCAGTTGTTTCTTGGGGCACTGCTGGCACCGTTGCCGATGGTGGACAATAGTGTACCCTGTACGGCGGCGCCGTGATAAGGGTTTCATCTCCAGAAAAGGGATGTAGTATCCCGAAATCATTTGACACCAGACTTATATGTGGGTGTGAGCAAGCTCTCCGATCGGGATATCCGAGGTATCATTCGTCAGTGGAAGAGAGGGCGGCCTGTTCGTGACCTTGCGGACTATCATCACGTGAGCCGGCAACGGATCTACCAGATTATCGCAGCGTACCGGCAGACGGGGTGTTATCCGTATCCACAAACGCCAGGAAGAAAGCCCGCTCAGATCCCGCACGAGACTGAAACTCTCGTCCTGGCCGCTCATGACCAGTATTCTCTCGGCCCCACACATCTCGAGAAGAAGATCGAAGAAGTGGATGGGATGCATATTCCCCACAATACGATTTACCGGATCCTGCTGGAGCATGGACGGGTGGAGGTCTGCATGAAGAAGCGGAAGCAGCGGAAATGGGTGCGCTATGAACGTGACCACGCAATGTCACTCTGGCAGGGAGACTGGAAGATGATCTCATTGGATGGCCAGAACCGATGGCTCATCGCATTCATGGACGATTCCTCCCGGCTCATCACCTGTTATGGGGTCTTCGACCGACCCACGACTCACTTCACCATGCAGATCTTGGAACAAGGATTCCGGGAATACGGAACGCCCCTGGAAATCCTCACGGACAACGGTTCACAGTTTGTTTCAGCCAGGAACCCAAAAACGGCAGATCATACCTTTCGAAAATTCCTTGAGTCCCATGGGATTCGGCATATCAGAGCCCGGGTGAATCATCCCCAGACCAACGGCAAGATTGAGAGGTTCTTTGGCGAGGTCGAGCGAAGAGCACATAGATTCGGATCCGTGGATGCAGTGGTGCGGTGGCATAACGAGATCAAGCCGCATAGCAGTCTCGACTATGACGAACCTGCCCATGCGTTCTGGTATCGCCTGCCGCCGGAACGGATCCTTGGGTACGCACAGAGGTGGATGGATGCGCAAGAGTGATATATGTAAAATTAATTCGGGATACCACATCTCCAGAAAAGGGATCAAACCCCTTACTTTTGGCAGAAACCTGCCGACGTGTAAAGAAATTGGACAGAATTTCTAAATAACTCTGTGTTCAAGCCATTGTGTGGATGCTTCAGAGCGGCGTCCGCAAAAGATCTGGGGCTACCCATCCCTGGTTGACGACCGGATGACGCGCCCCGCGTGCCCGGAGGCAAAGGGAACGTACGCGTTCTGCGTACTTAAGGTTGTGCCTCTTTTGCCTCCGGGGAGAGAAACTGAAGGAAAAGTAAATGAACAGAAACATTGGAATGCGGGCGCTCTCCGTGCTCCTGGCAATGCTGCAGGTGAGTGTCGCGATGGTGCCGGCAGTGGCTGCACAGAGTGAAAAGCGCTTTGAAGAGGAATTGCTGCAAAACATGGGTATAAAAGTAAACAGCATTGATACAGAATTGTGTGACTACAAAACTGTTGGAGACACGGTTTTCTTTAATGGGAATGTCAAATTCGATGCAGAATCTGGAGTAAGCGGGAAATTTGAGCGAATTTACGCAGACCAGCAAGTTAGTGGCTATTATTCCAAAAATGGCTCTTACCATATCGAATCCGTTGGTACAAACTACCGTTCAGCAATAGATGCGCAAGTGATTTCAGAAAGCTCCGATGCTATTACACTCAAAATTGAGCAAGTGGTGGTTAAGAACGGAGTTGTAAAAGTGTCAAGCGATATAGTGACCCTCCCGAAAACCGAGCGTCCTGATATCAATGATTTTGGTGGTGTAAGCAGTATTGGCCTAACAAGCGATAAAACAAAGATTGACTTACCGAGTATGGCCCCGCCAGGATCGACTTTAGTATTCAATGACGTACAATATTTCTATCTTGTGTACGGCACTGCTGCTCTTGCAGTGGTTGCTGCTTATTTCGGTGTGTTACCCGCAGTAATTCTCGGTTTGGCAGCTGTAGCTCTTGAAGCTGCAGCTGATTACGGCGATTTCGATACAGAGGACTGTTACCTTGATGTCTGGCTTGTTCCCGAACCGCATCCCTCTGCCCCTATCCTCATAGAGGTTGACTATATATATTTAAACACCTTTTTTTCTTTATGTGATGCTTATGATTCGTAATTATCTGCCGTTATTATGGAAATTGGTATTCACTCTTGCAGTAGTTCTTCTCATCGCAAACATTTATGAGACTATACAAAGCGGTCATTATGACTCTCTTAGGCAGTGGGTGTTTTTTGCCCTTTTTTTCACGAGCCTCATCATTCGATTCATCAGTGAAAAAACCGCAAAAAATACTTGATTTTCCCCGAGGTCATCCCGATACGCCCCTGGTTAAAATGAAGCGGTGCATGCTTGGGACAAAACCGAGCCGGAAGCCCATAACGAACCCCCTGTGATAGAAATGACTGCAGAAATACAGAAAAAAGGAAAAATCATGGGTATCGTATCTTCACATACACTTTGGAACTTACGATATGGATAATTTGATCGCACCAGGGGTTTTTTAGCAATCGAAGGTCTAGGAGCGGCACTGGCCGTAATATTGGGACTAGCTACTCTCCCCGCACTAGCCTTGGCCACGGCGATTGCAGGAGCGTTAATCTTCGGCGCCTGGTACTACAAGAATCTAGATGGAAGTCTGGACATGTATTTCAGTAATCTGACTCTTGCACTCATTCCTGTGTACCTGGCGATGCCGGGACCACAACCGATTGTCGTGAGACTGGGATCGCACGATGTGCCGGTGCTTATATAACCAATATGAGCCCATTTTTTGGGGTTGAATTCCATGAACCGAAAAAAAATAATTATTGGATTCACGATCTTAGGTTTTATTATATTGCAGTTTGTTTTCTATAGGCTCATAGGTATCTGGGAAGAAGGCGCGAAACACGGTTTTTCCCAGGTCACGTTCATACTTGGAGTGGTCCTGGGCGTAGCATACGCCTACTTAGCATATATTGTTGACACACGCCTTCTCGACGATCCGTAGAACTATTTTATTACACCGAATGGAAAACGGCTCAAATGAAGACAGATTCAAACGAGAGACCGAGCAGGGCAAGGGGAGCAGTACTCGGGCTACTATTGGCAATCACATGGATCGTTCTTATTCTATTGCTCGTTGAACGCATCTTCTTCCCTCATCAGGGCGGCGGCATTCAAAATCCCGTCATCAACTGGCTTTATATCGGTCCCATGGTGTTCCTCGTCTGCGCCGGGAACTACCTGATGTACCAGCGGAAAGTAGGAGGTACCGAAGCCGCTCGTGGCGCAGCTGAACTTAAAATTCTCTTCTTTGGCGTTTTGCTCTGGTTCCCCGTCACACTGGCGCTGTTTCTCA from Methanoculleus receptaculi includes:
- a CDS encoding urease accessory protein UreH domain-containing protein, with the translated sequence MIVKAVQVLAVLLIACTLCIPAAAASTISLEYYHMDRCPDCKLTDPLIADLEGSYDGAPAIEWIDVETVDGWERWNAYEFLEVPAVVINGAIKIPKEEITEKNLRVAIEQSLAGAEPPENSPPINWDIPFAFSLGLFSGFSPCLMAILGFILVYVTGSGTGLRSSLLNSVIFGLGLVAAYIILGCCFLLAGMSLGGFGPYLAIAAGIITILAGVNLLGLIRLPVSTDNYVKSSIQKHATTFVGLFILGMIFSIVKAPCAAPMILVLLSRILIDGTVQDLSLLLVFGAGVLTPFLGVGVLGGYASSSRIREYRDVIRAGSGILLIGFGVWMLFWG
- a CDS encoding IS481 family transposase, whose product is MSKLSDRDIRGIIRQWKRGRPVRDLADYHHVSRQRIYQIIAAYRQTGCYPYPQTPGRKPAQIPHETETLVLAAHDQYSLGPTHLEKKIEEVDGMHIPHNTIYRILLEHGRVEVCMKKRKQRKWVRYERDHAMSLWQGDWKMISLDGQNRWLIAFMDDSSRLITCYGVFDRPTTHFTMQILEQGFREYGTPLEILTDNGSQFVSARNPKTADHTFRKFLESHGIRHIRARVNHPQTNGKIERFFGEVERRAHRFGSVDAVVRWHNEIKPHSSLDYDEPAHAFWYRLPPERILGYAQRWMDAQE
- a CDS encoding alpha-amylase, producing the protein MHRKGHLSPMKSEGQTPPAVCPGFDIHYPCYLNPGFRSGMAKGLKDVKRAYFDPYLKEDLGVVIDRSFQPATEILINLLEEGFACTLSISGTVVELLESWYPDMLDLLSRAATHRNVELLGETYYHSVAGQFRDPGEFETEILMHRDLMKDYFSAVPTAFAHTDYPITPATAEVLQDNGIRAAIIEGDNGPALDTDTNHVYTYNGLPILITHCNLADDIAIRFPWRDWDRWPLTADRYAEWISVSPGECITLYLDYRVFGDFVGAETGILEFLRALPAALAAKGVDSIHPSDAVTRFSPHSEIGEAVNADNQQLTIIQQSALHALEDAGALVADKQVWRRLLDTEHLRRMAMRSTSCGKQSHPTSQQTVHDHFASFMRVLSDLEERSTPASRSPRAVISLRCVPPEKAFHFSSQDRPAGYAAHSLQEFVNILEFASDDVISHHLDRGDFTRWIELVIGDTTLAKSISGISDRNELRSTIQKRIDSLWKRIR
- a CDS encoding Orn/Lys/Arg family decarboxylase, translated to MTKGKSGTLVAELSRFKALYDGNSPIEEVFPDLVRQYPARYAGLGLADLCREMHGFLRAESIPVVVRDVYSRLPEPVMTPAEAYRRLVRGEVVQVPAGEIEGKTVAVMVVPYPLGIPVIMPGERCGQETRAVVDYLEILQEFDNLFPGFENEVHGVDVVTREGRRVYYAYCVSE
- a CDS encoding GNAT family N-acetyltransferase, encoding MSRDRFLVRRMGREEVEIAVDWAEQEGWNPGIHGAEEIFLTLSAQVPGEAIYLDTPEPNAEAVALSRRHGMVAVFETARI
- a CDS encoding LolA family protein, which codes for MTTQQRYQFVVVIVLLGLVCSGCLETGADTDTLLQNTIEKQANAESLAYIEELTLYLGNETKTVEYDVLLKKPDKFRRIEKSGSFIRSEITSNGDIVWIYDPEKNTVFIRNLTSSEKLPEPAIYALLNDNIFEKYMVTGQEMESNNPTPAYKIELASHESDNEDTREYLLWIDPDGLIPLKLESWDKGNPVLTLEYRDYSINCTTNDSDFTFTIPDDASVMYI